One genomic window of Punica granatum isolate Tunisia-2019 chromosome 1, ASM765513v2, whole genome shotgun sequence includes the following:
- the LOC116193323 gene encoding ATP-dependent DNA helicase Q-like SIM isoform X3 — MDGEEASSELVVEKLVEMGFEYSSAKEAVETVGSSVNDAADYILNGARRSSWGASTSSTCSTMNKKALGKRSVSFTDPPGKMRQSSILDHFRSNCLSKRNKVDAVADMPICGSDSSSCPVDGQLGAFDNIHAEPKSTSELLSIDCSKEHEIGPEWGQKVNSLLQKRFGHSSLKGFQKEALAAWIAHQDCLVLAATGSGKSMCFQIPALLTGKVVVVISPLISLMHDQCLKLANHGVSACFLGSGQPDNTVEQKAMKGMYDLIYVCPETVLRLIAPLQKLAAGRGIALFAIDEVHCVSKWGHDFRPDYRRLSVLRENFSTSNLKFLQFDIPLMALTATATNCVREDIIECLCMSKETKIVLTSFFRSNLRFSVKHSRTSSPASYRNDFLELINTYSSRKRNGEEQMLISIEDLDDKSRSSYDSSDSSTSEVDEDNSEVNPSKSSASSKKRELTVEFLEDETDVFQDVNDWDVSCGEFGGQSNGENYDHFVTLDAPVKLDERMKLQQESLGHGPTIIYVPTRKETVSIAKFLCQFGIKAAAYNARLPKSHLRRVHKEFHENHLEVVVATVAFGMGIDKLNVRRIIHYGWPQSLEAYYQEAGRAGRDGKLADCILYANLSKIPTLLPSKRSEDQVKQAYKMLSDCHRYGMNTSWCRAKILVEYFGEDFSGKKCLLCDVCVKGPPEIVNVKAEASIFLQAIAAYHRQQQYLDGSYDCYGSSSGMKRSRYMERPNLRTIVSKIREQTPKFMATDMLWWRGLARIVENKGYVKEGDNKVHVQIKYPELTKKGMDFIESEGEEDFYIFPEADMLLSVSKTRSFSTFQEWGKGWADPEIRRQRLERKRTTRNRKPRKGKWMSKKLKSDQSTVRGRLAAKLTKASR, encoded by the exons ATGGATGGGGAAGAGGCCTCTTCCGAGCTTGTTGTTGAGAAGTTGGTTGAAATGGGGTTTGAGTATTCTTCAGCGAAGGAAGCCGTAGAAACTGTTGGTTCATCGGTAAATGATGCGGCTGATTATATTTTGAATGGTGCTCGTAGAAGTAGTTGGGGCGCATCGACTAGTTCTACATGCTCTACGATGAATAAGAAGGCTCTAGGGAAAAGATCAGTCTCGTTCACTGATCCCCCGGGAAAAATGCGGCAGTCTAGCATACTGGACCATTTTAGATCGAATTGTCTGAGCAAAAGAAACAAGGTTGATGCGGTTGCTGATATGCCGATTTGTGGTTCAGACTCCTCTTCATGTCCTGTGGATGGACAACTTGGAGCTTTTGATAATATACATGCCGAACCCAAGAGTACATCGGAGCTGCTTTCAATTGACTGCTCGAAAGAGCACGAGATTGGTCCTGAGTGGGGGCAGAAAGTTAACAGTCTATTGCAGAAGCGGTTTGGGCATTCATCCCTCAAGGGTTTCCAGAAGGAAGCTTTAGCTGCTTGGATAGCCCACCAAGACTGCCTTGTTCTTGCCGCCACTGGATCTG GCAAGTCTATGTGTTTTCAGATTCCAGCACTATTGACAGGGAAGGTCGTGGTTGTGATTTCCCCATTGATAAGCTTGATGCACGATCAGTGCCTTAAGCTCGCCAACCATGGGGTCTCTGCCTGCTTTCTTGGGTCAGGGCAGCCCGACAACACTGTAGAACAGAAAGCTATGAAAGGAATGTATGACTTGATATATGTTTGCCCAGAAACTGTTTTAAG ACTTATTGCACCTCTTCAAAAGCTTGCAGCAGGTCGAGGAATTGCATTATTCGCAATCGATGAAGTGCACTGTGTTTCAAAATGGGGCCATGATTTTCGGCCCGATTACAG GAGACTGTCTGTGCTGAGGGAGAACTTCAGCACTTCTAATTTGAAGTTCTTACAATTTGACATACCACTGATGGCATTGACTGCTACTGCCACCAATTGTGTGCGGGAAGACATTATCGAGTGTCTTTGCATGTCAAAAGAAACAAAGATTGTGCTCACCTCATTTTTCCGATCTAATCTACGCTTCTCG GTAAAACACAGCAGAACATCTTCACCAGCTTCATACAGAAATGATTTTCTCGAATTAATAAATACTTACTCTTCGAGAAAAAGAAACGGTGAAGAGCAGATGCTTATTTCCATTGAAGATTTAGATGATAAATCTAGAAGCTCCTATGATTCTTCAGATAGCAGTACATCTGAGGTAGATGAAGACAATAGTGAAGTCAATCCAAGCAAAAGTTCAGCTTCTTCGAAGAAAAGAGAACTGACAGTTGAATTTTTGGAAGATGAGACTGATGTTTTTCAGGATGTAAATGACTGGGATG TTTCCTGTGGGGAATTTGGCGGACAATCTAATGGTGAGAACTATGATCATTTTGTCACATTAGATGCACCAGTAAAGCTCGATGAGAGAATGAAACTTCAGCAGGAATCTTTAGGCCATGGGCCAACTATAATATATGTTCCAACAAGGAAAGAAACAGTGAGCATTGCAAAGTTTTTGTGCCAATTCGGGATCAAGGCTGCAGCTTACAATGCACGG TTGCCAAAATCACATCTGAGACGGGTCCACAAGGAGTTCCATGAAAACCACTTAGAG GTTGTCGTTGCGACTGTGGCTTTTGGAATGGGAATTGACAAGTTAAATGTCAGGCGAATCATTCACTATGGGTGGCCTCAG AGTTTAGAAGCGTACTATCAAGAAGCAGGTCGTGCTGGAAGAGATGGAAAACTAGCTGACTGCA TATTGTATGCCAACCTATCAAAGATACCAACTCTCTTGCCAAGTAAAAGAAGTGAGGATCAGGTCAAACAAGCATATAAGATGCTGTCTGATTGTCATAG GTATGGAATGAACACCTCCTGGTGCCGAGCTAAAATACTTGTAGAGTACTTTGGGGAGGATTTTAGTGGCAAGAAGTGCCTCTT GTGTGATGTATGCGTCAAAGGACCTCCAGAAATCGTGAATGTGAAAGCAGAGGCAAGTATCTTCTTGCAGGCAATTGCTGCTTATCAT AGGCAGCAGCAATATTTAGACGGATCATATGATTGCTATGGATCAAGCAGTGGCATGAAAAGGTCCAGATATATGGAGAGGCCAAACCTCAGAACGATTGTCAGTAAAATAAGGGAGCAG ACTCCTAAGTTTATGGCAACTGATATGCTATGGTGGCGTGGCCTTGCACGAATAGTGGAAAATAAGGGGTACGTCAAGGAAGGAGATAACAAG GTCCACGTTCAGATTAAGTACCCTGAATTAACTAAAAAGGGAATGGACTTTATAGAATCGGAAGGTGAGGAAGATTTCTACATCTTTCCTGAAGCGGATATGCTTTTGTCTGTCAGCAAAACTCGCTCGTTTTCCACCTTTCAAGAATGGGGAAAAGGCTGGGCAGATCCTGAGATTCGTCGGCAGCGACTAGAAAGGAAGAGAACTACTAGGAACAGGAAACCCCGTAAGGGGAAATGGATGTCGAAGAAGCTAAAATCTGATCAGTCTACAGTTCGGGGAAGGTTAGCAGCAAAATTGACAAAAGCTAGCCGGTAA
- the LOC116193323 gene encoding ATP-dependent DNA helicase Q-like SIM isoform X2, translating into MDGEEASSELVVEKLVEMGFEYSSAKEAVETVGSSVNDAADYILNGARRSSWGASTSSTCSTMNKKALGKRSVSFTDPPGKMRQSSILDHFRSNCLSKRNKVDAVADMPICGSDSSSCPVDGQLGAFDNIHAEPKSTSELLSIDCSKEHEIGPEWGQKVNSLLQKRFGHSSLKGFQKEALAAWIAHQDCLVLAATGSGNNLLVYVYTDTAKLMKVINSICPGKSMCFQIPALLTGKVVVVISPLISLMHDQCLKLANHGVSACFLGSGQPDNTVEQKAMKGMYDLIYVCPETVLRLIAPLQKLAAGRGIALFAIDEVHCVSKWGHDFRPDYRRLSVLRENFSTSNLKFLQFDIPLMALTATATNCVREDIIECLCMSKETKIVLTSFFRSNLRFSVKHSRTSSPASYRNDFLELINTYSSRKRNGEEQMLISIEDLDDKSRSSYDSSDSSTSEVDEDNSEVNPSKSSASSKKRELTVEFLEDETDVFQDVNDWDVSCGEFGGQSNGENYDHFVTLDAPVKLDERMKLQQESLGHGPTIIYVPTRKETVSIAKFLCQFGIKAAAYNARLPKSHLRRVHKEFHENHLEVVVATVAFGMGIDKLNVRRIIHYGWPQSLEAYYQEAGRAGRDGKLADCILYANLSKIPTLLPSKRSEDQVKQAYKMLSDCHRYGMNTSWCRAKILVEYFGEDFSGKKCLLCDVCVKGPPEIVNVKAERQQQYLDGSYDCYGSSSGMKRSRYMERPNLRTIVSKIREQTPKFMATDMLWWRGLARIVENKGYVKEGDNKVHVQIKYPELTKKGMDFIESEGEEDFYIFPEADMLLSVSKTRSFSTFQEWGKGWADPEIRRQRLERKRTTRNRKPRKGKWMSKKLKSDQSTVRGRLAAKLTKASR; encoded by the exons ATGGATGGGGAAGAGGCCTCTTCCGAGCTTGTTGTTGAGAAGTTGGTTGAAATGGGGTTTGAGTATTCTTCAGCGAAGGAAGCCGTAGAAACTGTTGGTTCATCGGTAAATGATGCGGCTGATTATATTTTGAATGGTGCTCGTAGAAGTAGTTGGGGCGCATCGACTAGTTCTACATGCTCTACGATGAATAAGAAGGCTCTAGGGAAAAGATCAGTCTCGTTCACTGATCCCCCGGGAAAAATGCGGCAGTCTAGCATACTGGACCATTTTAGATCGAATTGTCTGAGCAAAAGAAACAAGGTTGATGCGGTTGCTGATATGCCGATTTGTGGTTCAGACTCCTCTTCATGTCCTGTGGATGGACAACTTGGAGCTTTTGATAATATACATGCCGAACCCAAGAGTACATCGGAGCTGCTTTCAATTGACTGCTCGAAAGAGCACGAGATTGGTCCTGAGTGGGGGCAGAAAGTTAACAGTCTATTGCAGAAGCGGTTTGGGCATTCATCCCTCAAGGGTTTCCAGAAGGAAGCTTTAGCTGCTTGGATAGCCCACCAAGACTGCCTTGTTCTTGCCGCCACTGGATCTGGtaataatttattagtttATGTGTACACAGATACCGCAAAGCTCATGAAAGTTATTAATTCTATTTGTCCAGGCAAGTCTATGTGTTTTCAGATTCCAGCACTATTGACAGGGAAGGTCGTGGTTGTGATTTCCCCATTGATAAGCTTGATGCACGATCAGTGCCTTAAGCTCGCCAACCATGGGGTCTCTGCCTGCTTTCTTGGGTCAGGGCAGCCCGACAACACTGTAGAACAGAAAGCTATGAAAGGAATGTATGACTTGATATATGTTTGCCCAGAAACTGTTTTAAG ACTTATTGCACCTCTTCAAAAGCTTGCAGCAGGTCGAGGAATTGCATTATTCGCAATCGATGAAGTGCACTGTGTTTCAAAATGGGGCCATGATTTTCGGCCCGATTACAG GAGACTGTCTGTGCTGAGGGAGAACTTCAGCACTTCTAATTTGAAGTTCTTACAATTTGACATACCACTGATGGCATTGACTGCTACTGCCACCAATTGTGTGCGGGAAGACATTATCGAGTGTCTTTGCATGTCAAAAGAAACAAAGATTGTGCTCACCTCATTTTTCCGATCTAATCTACGCTTCTCG GTAAAACACAGCAGAACATCTTCACCAGCTTCATACAGAAATGATTTTCTCGAATTAATAAATACTTACTCTTCGAGAAAAAGAAACGGTGAAGAGCAGATGCTTATTTCCATTGAAGATTTAGATGATAAATCTAGAAGCTCCTATGATTCTTCAGATAGCAGTACATCTGAGGTAGATGAAGACAATAGTGAAGTCAATCCAAGCAAAAGTTCAGCTTCTTCGAAGAAAAGAGAACTGACAGTTGAATTTTTGGAAGATGAGACTGATGTTTTTCAGGATGTAAATGACTGGGATG TTTCCTGTGGGGAATTTGGCGGACAATCTAATGGTGAGAACTATGATCATTTTGTCACATTAGATGCACCAGTAAAGCTCGATGAGAGAATGAAACTTCAGCAGGAATCTTTAGGCCATGGGCCAACTATAATATATGTTCCAACAAGGAAAGAAACAGTGAGCATTGCAAAGTTTTTGTGCCAATTCGGGATCAAGGCTGCAGCTTACAATGCACGG TTGCCAAAATCACATCTGAGACGGGTCCACAAGGAGTTCCATGAAAACCACTTAGAG GTTGTCGTTGCGACTGTGGCTTTTGGAATGGGAATTGACAAGTTAAATGTCAGGCGAATCATTCACTATGGGTGGCCTCAG AGTTTAGAAGCGTACTATCAAGAAGCAGGTCGTGCTGGAAGAGATGGAAAACTAGCTGACTGCA TATTGTATGCCAACCTATCAAAGATACCAACTCTCTTGCCAAGTAAAAGAAGTGAGGATCAGGTCAAACAAGCATATAAGATGCTGTCTGATTGTCATAG GTATGGAATGAACACCTCCTGGTGCCGAGCTAAAATACTTGTAGAGTACTTTGGGGAGGATTTTAGTGGCAAGAAGTGCCTCTT GTGTGATGTATGCGTCAAAGGACCTCCAGAAATCGTGAATGTGAAAGCAGAG AGGCAGCAGCAATATTTAGACGGATCATATGATTGCTATGGATCAAGCAGTGGCATGAAAAGGTCCAGATATATGGAGAGGCCAAACCTCAGAACGATTGTCAGTAAAATAAGGGAGCAG ACTCCTAAGTTTATGGCAACTGATATGCTATGGTGGCGTGGCCTTGCACGAATAGTGGAAAATAAGGGGTACGTCAAGGAAGGAGATAACAAG GTCCACGTTCAGATTAAGTACCCTGAATTAACTAAAAAGGGAATGGACTTTATAGAATCGGAAGGTGAGGAAGATTTCTACATCTTTCCTGAAGCGGATATGCTTTTGTCTGTCAGCAAAACTCGCTCGTTTTCCACCTTTCAAGAATGGGGAAAAGGCTGGGCAGATCCTGAGATTCGTCGGCAGCGACTAGAAAGGAAGAGAACTACTAGGAACAGGAAACCCCGTAAGGGGAAATGGATGTCGAAGAAGCTAAAATCTGATCAGTCTACAGTTCGGGGAAGGTTAGCAGCAAAATTGACAAAAGCTAGCCGGTAA
- the LOC116193323 gene encoding ATP-dependent DNA helicase Q-like SIM isoform X4, translated as MDGEEASSELVVEKLVEMGFEYSSAKEAVETVGSSVNDAADYILNGARRSSWGASTSSTCSTMNKKALGKRSVSFTDPPGKMRQSSILDHFRSNCLSKRNKVDAVADMPICGSDSSSCPVDGQLGAFDNIHAEPKSTSELLSIDCSKEHEIGPEWGQKVNSLLQKRFGHSSLKGFQKEALAAWIAHQDCLVLAATGSGKVVVVISPLISLMHDQCLKLANHGVSACFLGSGQPDNTVEQKAMKGMYDLIYVCPETVLRLIAPLQKLAAGRGIALFAIDEVHCVSKWGHDFRPDYRRLSVLRENFSTSNLKFLQFDIPLMALTATATNCVREDIIECLCMSKETKIVLTSFFRSNLRFSVKHSRTSSPASYRNDFLELINTYSSRKRNGEEQMLISIEDLDDKSRSSYDSSDSSTSEVDEDNSEVNPSKSSASSKKRELTVEFLEDETDVFQDVNDWDVSCGEFGGQSNGENYDHFVTLDAPVKLDERMKLQQESLGHGPTIIYVPTRKETVSIAKFLCQFGIKAAAYNARLPKSHLRRVHKEFHENHLEVVVATVAFGMGIDKLNVRRIIHYGWPQSLEAYYQEAGRAGRDGKLADCILYANLSKIPTLLPSKRSEDQVKQAYKMLSDCHRYGMNTSWCRAKILVEYFGEDFSGKKCLLCDVCVKGPPEIVNVKAEASIFLQAIAAYHRQQQYLDGSYDCYGSSSGMKRSRYMERPNLRTIVSKIREQTPKFMATDMLWWRGLARIVENKGYVKEGDNKVHVQIKYPELTKKGMDFIESEGEEDFYIFPEADMLLSVSKTRSFSTFQEWGKGWADPEIRRQRLERKRTTRNRKPRKGKWMSKKLKSDQSTVRGRLAAKLTKASR; from the exons ATGGATGGGGAAGAGGCCTCTTCCGAGCTTGTTGTTGAGAAGTTGGTTGAAATGGGGTTTGAGTATTCTTCAGCGAAGGAAGCCGTAGAAACTGTTGGTTCATCGGTAAATGATGCGGCTGATTATATTTTGAATGGTGCTCGTAGAAGTAGTTGGGGCGCATCGACTAGTTCTACATGCTCTACGATGAATAAGAAGGCTCTAGGGAAAAGATCAGTCTCGTTCACTGATCCCCCGGGAAAAATGCGGCAGTCTAGCATACTGGACCATTTTAGATCGAATTGTCTGAGCAAAAGAAACAAGGTTGATGCGGTTGCTGATATGCCGATTTGTGGTTCAGACTCCTCTTCATGTCCTGTGGATGGACAACTTGGAGCTTTTGATAATATACATGCCGAACCCAAGAGTACATCGGAGCTGCTTTCAATTGACTGCTCGAAAGAGCACGAGATTGGTCCTGAGTGGGGGCAGAAAGTTAACAGTCTATTGCAGAAGCGGTTTGGGCATTCATCCCTCAAGGGTTTCCAGAAGGAAGCTTTAGCTGCTTGGATAGCCCACCAAGACTGCCTTGTTCTTGCCGCCACTGGATCTG GGAAGGTCGTGGTTGTGATTTCCCCATTGATAAGCTTGATGCACGATCAGTGCCTTAAGCTCGCCAACCATGGGGTCTCTGCCTGCTTTCTTGGGTCAGGGCAGCCCGACAACACTGTAGAACAGAAAGCTATGAAAGGAATGTATGACTTGATATATGTTTGCCCAGAAACTGTTTTAAG ACTTATTGCACCTCTTCAAAAGCTTGCAGCAGGTCGAGGAATTGCATTATTCGCAATCGATGAAGTGCACTGTGTTTCAAAATGGGGCCATGATTTTCGGCCCGATTACAG GAGACTGTCTGTGCTGAGGGAGAACTTCAGCACTTCTAATTTGAAGTTCTTACAATTTGACATACCACTGATGGCATTGACTGCTACTGCCACCAATTGTGTGCGGGAAGACATTATCGAGTGTCTTTGCATGTCAAAAGAAACAAAGATTGTGCTCACCTCATTTTTCCGATCTAATCTACGCTTCTCG GTAAAACACAGCAGAACATCTTCACCAGCTTCATACAGAAATGATTTTCTCGAATTAATAAATACTTACTCTTCGAGAAAAAGAAACGGTGAAGAGCAGATGCTTATTTCCATTGAAGATTTAGATGATAAATCTAGAAGCTCCTATGATTCTTCAGATAGCAGTACATCTGAGGTAGATGAAGACAATAGTGAAGTCAATCCAAGCAAAAGTTCAGCTTCTTCGAAGAAAAGAGAACTGACAGTTGAATTTTTGGAAGATGAGACTGATGTTTTTCAGGATGTAAATGACTGGGATG TTTCCTGTGGGGAATTTGGCGGACAATCTAATGGTGAGAACTATGATCATTTTGTCACATTAGATGCACCAGTAAAGCTCGATGAGAGAATGAAACTTCAGCAGGAATCTTTAGGCCATGGGCCAACTATAATATATGTTCCAACAAGGAAAGAAACAGTGAGCATTGCAAAGTTTTTGTGCCAATTCGGGATCAAGGCTGCAGCTTACAATGCACGG TTGCCAAAATCACATCTGAGACGGGTCCACAAGGAGTTCCATGAAAACCACTTAGAG GTTGTCGTTGCGACTGTGGCTTTTGGAATGGGAATTGACAAGTTAAATGTCAGGCGAATCATTCACTATGGGTGGCCTCAG AGTTTAGAAGCGTACTATCAAGAAGCAGGTCGTGCTGGAAGAGATGGAAAACTAGCTGACTGCA TATTGTATGCCAACCTATCAAAGATACCAACTCTCTTGCCAAGTAAAAGAAGTGAGGATCAGGTCAAACAAGCATATAAGATGCTGTCTGATTGTCATAG GTATGGAATGAACACCTCCTGGTGCCGAGCTAAAATACTTGTAGAGTACTTTGGGGAGGATTTTAGTGGCAAGAAGTGCCTCTT GTGTGATGTATGCGTCAAAGGACCTCCAGAAATCGTGAATGTGAAAGCAGAGGCAAGTATCTTCTTGCAGGCAATTGCTGCTTATCAT AGGCAGCAGCAATATTTAGACGGATCATATGATTGCTATGGATCAAGCAGTGGCATGAAAAGGTCCAGATATATGGAGAGGCCAAACCTCAGAACGATTGTCAGTAAAATAAGGGAGCAG ACTCCTAAGTTTATGGCAACTGATATGCTATGGTGGCGTGGCCTTGCACGAATAGTGGAAAATAAGGGGTACGTCAAGGAAGGAGATAACAAG GTCCACGTTCAGATTAAGTACCCTGAATTAACTAAAAAGGGAATGGACTTTATAGAATCGGAAGGTGAGGAAGATTTCTACATCTTTCCTGAAGCGGATATGCTTTTGTCTGTCAGCAAAACTCGCTCGTTTTCCACCTTTCAAGAATGGGGAAAAGGCTGGGCAGATCCTGAGATTCGTCGGCAGCGACTAGAAAGGAAGAGAACTACTAGGAACAGGAAACCCCGTAAGGGGAAATGGATGTCGAAGAAGCTAAAATCTGATCAGTCTACAGTTCGGGGAAGGTTAGCAGCAAAATTGACAAAAGCTAGCCGGTAA
- the LOC116193323 gene encoding ATP-dependent DNA helicase Q-like SIM isoform X1 has protein sequence MDGEEASSELVVEKLVEMGFEYSSAKEAVETVGSSVNDAADYILNGARRSSWGASTSSTCSTMNKKALGKRSVSFTDPPGKMRQSSILDHFRSNCLSKRNKVDAVADMPICGSDSSSCPVDGQLGAFDNIHAEPKSTSELLSIDCSKEHEIGPEWGQKVNSLLQKRFGHSSLKGFQKEALAAWIAHQDCLVLAATGSGNNLLVYVYTDTAKLMKVINSICPGKSMCFQIPALLTGKVVVVISPLISLMHDQCLKLANHGVSACFLGSGQPDNTVEQKAMKGMYDLIYVCPETVLRLIAPLQKLAAGRGIALFAIDEVHCVSKWGHDFRPDYRRLSVLRENFSTSNLKFLQFDIPLMALTATATNCVREDIIECLCMSKETKIVLTSFFRSNLRFSVKHSRTSSPASYRNDFLELINTYSSRKRNGEEQMLISIEDLDDKSRSSYDSSDSSTSEVDEDNSEVNPSKSSASSKKRELTVEFLEDETDVFQDVNDWDVSCGEFGGQSNGENYDHFVTLDAPVKLDERMKLQQESLGHGPTIIYVPTRKETVSIAKFLCQFGIKAAAYNARLPKSHLRRVHKEFHENHLEVVVATVAFGMGIDKLNVRRIIHYGWPQSLEAYYQEAGRAGRDGKLADCILYANLSKIPTLLPSKRSEDQVKQAYKMLSDCHRYGMNTSWCRAKILVEYFGEDFSGKKCLLCDVCVKGPPEIVNVKAEASIFLQAIAAYHRQQQYLDGSYDCYGSSSGMKRSRYMERPNLRTIVSKIREQTPKFMATDMLWWRGLARIVENKGYVKEGDNKVHVQIKYPELTKKGMDFIESEGEEDFYIFPEADMLLSVSKTRSFSTFQEWGKGWADPEIRRQRLERKRTTRNRKPRKGKWMSKKLKSDQSTVRGRLAAKLTKASR, from the exons ATGGATGGGGAAGAGGCCTCTTCCGAGCTTGTTGTTGAGAAGTTGGTTGAAATGGGGTTTGAGTATTCTTCAGCGAAGGAAGCCGTAGAAACTGTTGGTTCATCGGTAAATGATGCGGCTGATTATATTTTGAATGGTGCTCGTAGAAGTAGTTGGGGCGCATCGACTAGTTCTACATGCTCTACGATGAATAAGAAGGCTCTAGGGAAAAGATCAGTCTCGTTCACTGATCCCCCGGGAAAAATGCGGCAGTCTAGCATACTGGACCATTTTAGATCGAATTGTCTGAGCAAAAGAAACAAGGTTGATGCGGTTGCTGATATGCCGATTTGTGGTTCAGACTCCTCTTCATGTCCTGTGGATGGACAACTTGGAGCTTTTGATAATATACATGCCGAACCCAAGAGTACATCGGAGCTGCTTTCAATTGACTGCTCGAAAGAGCACGAGATTGGTCCTGAGTGGGGGCAGAAAGTTAACAGTCTATTGCAGAAGCGGTTTGGGCATTCATCCCTCAAGGGTTTCCAGAAGGAAGCTTTAGCTGCTTGGATAGCCCACCAAGACTGCCTTGTTCTTGCCGCCACTGGATCTGGtaataatttattagtttATGTGTACACAGATACCGCAAAGCTCATGAAAGTTATTAATTCTATTTGTCCAGGCAAGTCTATGTGTTTTCAGATTCCAGCACTATTGACAGGGAAGGTCGTGGTTGTGATTTCCCCATTGATAAGCTTGATGCACGATCAGTGCCTTAAGCTCGCCAACCATGGGGTCTCTGCCTGCTTTCTTGGGTCAGGGCAGCCCGACAACACTGTAGAACAGAAAGCTATGAAAGGAATGTATGACTTGATATATGTTTGCCCAGAAACTGTTTTAAG ACTTATTGCACCTCTTCAAAAGCTTGCAGCAGGTCGAGGAATTGCATTATTCGCAATCGATGAAGTGCACTGTGTTTCAAAATGGGGCCATGATTTTCGGCCCGATTACAG GAGACTGTCTGTGCTGAGGGAGAACTTCAGCACTTCTAATTTGAAGTTCTTACAATTTGACATACCACTGATGGCATTGACTGCTACTGCCACCAATTGTGTGCGGGAAGACATTATCGAGTGTCTTTGCATGTCAAAAGAAACAAAGATTGTGCTCACCTCATTTTTCCGATCTAATCTACGCTTCTCG GTAAAACACAGCAGAACATCTTCACCAGCTTCATACAGAAATGATTTTCTCGAATTAATAAATACTTACTCTTCGAGAAAAAGAAACGGTGAAGAGCAGATGCTTATTTCCATTGAAGATTTAGATGATAAATCTAGAAGCTCCTATGATTCTTCAGATAGCAGTACATCTGAGGTAGATGAAGACAATAGTGAAGTCAATCCAAGCAAAAGTTCAGCTTCTTCGAAGAAAAGAGAACTGACAGTTGAATTTTTGGAAGATGAGACTGATGTTTTTCAGGATGTAAATGACTGGGATG TTTCCTGTGGGGAATTTGGCGGACAATCTAATGGTGAGAACTATGATCATTTTGTCACATTAGATGCACCAGTAAAGCTCGATGAGAGAATGAAACTTCAGCAGGAATCTTTAGGCCATGGGCCAACTATAATATATGTTCCAACAAGGAAAGAAACAGTGAGCATTGCAAAGTTTTTGTGCCAATTCGGGATCAAGGCTGCAGCTTACAATGCACGG TTGCCAAAATCACATCTGAGACGGGTCCACAAGGAGTTCCATGAAAACCACTTAGAG GTTGTCGTTGCGACTGTGGCTTTTGGAATGGGAATTGACAAGTTAAATGTCAGGCGAATCATTCACTATGGGTGGCCTCAG AGTTTAGAAGCGTACTATCAAGAAGCAGGTCGTGCTGGAAGAGATGGAAAACTAGCTGACTGCA TATTGTATGCCAACCTATCAAAGATACCAACTCTCTTGCCAAGTAAAAGAAGTGAGGATCAGGTCAAACAAGCATATAAGATGCTGTCTGATTGTCATAG GTATGGAATGAACACCTCCTGGTGCCGAGCTAAAATACTTGTAGAGTACTTTGGGGAGGATTTTAGTGGCAAGAAGTGCCTCTT GTGTGATGTATGCGTCAAAGGACCTCCAGAAATCGTGAATGTGAAAGCAGAGGCAAGTATCTTCTTGCAGGCAATTGCTGCTTATCAT AGGCAGCAGCAATATTTAGACGGATCATATGATTGCTATGGATCAAGCAGTGGCATGAAAAGGTCCAGATATATGGAGAGGCCAAACCTCAGAACGATTGTCAGTAAAATAAGGGAGCAG ACTCCTAAGTTTATGGCAACTGATATGCTATGGTGGCGTGGCCTTGCACGAATAGTGGAAAATAAGGGGTACGTCAAGGAAGGAGATAACAAG GTCCACGTTCAGATTAAGTACCCTGAATTAACTAAAAAGGGAATGGACTTTATAGAATCGGAAGGTGAGGAAGATTTCTACATCTTTCCTGAAGCGGATATGCTTTTGTCTGTCAGCAAAACTCGCTCGTTTTCCACCTTTCAAGAATGGGGAAAAGGCTGGGCAGATCCTGAGATTCGTCGGCAGCGACTAGAAAGGAAGAGAACTACTAGGAACAGGAAACCCCGTAAGGGGAAATGGATGTCGAAGAAGCTAAAATCTGATCAGTCTACAGTTCGGGGAAGGTTAGCAGCAAAATTGACAAAAGCTAGCCGGTAA